A window of Streptomyces sp. NBC_01224 genomic DNA:
TGCGGGCGGATGCGACCGCCGCCGGTGCGGGCTGCGGGCTCACGCCGATCGACGTCCTTCTGCCGCCCGAGCAACCGTTTTGCACCGTGGCACGCATGGCGCCAGCGGCGACCGAGGCGGTCGCGAGGCGAGGGTTTCTCAACATGTTCTCCAGGCGTTGCGGGCCGATCTCGCCAGTACGTCCGAAGAGTCCCTGCCGGGTCCAGTCGGCGCGCCAGCAGGGACGCGAATCGAGGAGAGCGGTTGGGCCGGACGGCCGACGAGAGCGGGCACCTTCAGGTGCACCGCCGGACGCCCCTGCCGACGCGGCCATGCTCGTCGCCTGCCGACCGGCGCGCAGGCCGTCGCGAGCCGTACGTGCCCCGCGCGCCGAGCCGGCCTCAGGCGCGACGGCTGCGCGCCCAAGCACTCGTAGATCGCTGGTCTCGCATGTCCATGCATCGTCGTCGATGGATTCCCTGCGATGACGTGTTCCCTTACCTGGCTTGAGGGTTCGGCGTCATGGTCTGTGGAACGACGGGTCGTGCTGCTCGCCGAGTACGGCCTGCCCGATGGTCGCCAGGACGTCATCGTCGTTGTCATGGAGCTCGTAGAAGGTCAGGTCGCGCAGGATCCGCTCCACGGGGCTCGGGCGGATCAGGCTGCGGGCACCGCACGCGCGGATGACGTGGTGCACTGTCTCTTCCGCCAAATGCTCGATCACATGCCAGGCCCTGCTGCCGGCGATCCGTGCCTCCTCGACCCTGCCTTCGTCCCACAGACCGGCGACGTAGCGCAACCAGAGACGGGCGGTGTCGATGTTGACCGCCATGCTGCCGACCCGCTGCTGCACATGGGGATCACCGCCCTTGCCCTGCCGCATCAGATACCCGAGCCCGTATTCGTTCGCGGCCAGAGCGCCACCGAGGAAGCTGGCAGCGTAGTGCGGGATGAAAGCGGTCTGCCAGTGCCCTTCGAAGTAGCCGCCGGGGCGGCCGATGAGATGCTCGCGCGGTACGAAGGTGTCGTGGAACCGCACCACATGGCTGACCGTCGCGCGCATGCCGATCGGGTCCCACCACGAACTGTCCACAGTCACAGTCGGATCGGACAGGTCGCAGGCGAGCAGCAGGAGATTTCCGTGGGCCTCCCGGCTGTGCCGGGCTCCGCCGGGGCCGGCCGGATCGACGAGCAGGATCGCCCACTGGGCTCCGGTGGCACTGGTGGCAAAGGCCTTGCTGCCGCGGAGGGTCCAGCCGCTGCGGACGGGTGTCAGCATGGTGCCGAAGTGACCGCTCTCACCCGGCTTGGGGGCCTGGGGTTCTCCGCTCCAGGCGGCCCATTTCTCTCCGTGTTCGACCACACCGGTGAACCAGTGTCGCTTCTGCTCCGGGCCGGCCAGGGCGTCGATGAGGACGAGCGCGTTGGCGTGCCCCTCCCAGCAGCGTGCGAGTGACAGATCGGCCTTGGCCAGCGTGGTGGTCATCTCCCACAGGGGCAGGGTGTTGCGCTGCTGGGGGCCGTAGCCCAGGCCGCCGTGCTCCCGCGGCACAGGGGCGGCCAGGAACCCGCCGGAGAACAGATCGTCGAAGTCCTCGGCGGGGAAGACGGCCCTGCGGTCGTATTCCTCGGCGCGGGGGGCGAAGTTGTC
This region includes:
- a CDS encoding acyl-CoA dehydrogenase family protein, with product MTDDLGHGPARDPVAGGDRVVLDAVAKLAADNFAPRAEEYDRRAVFPAEDFDDLFSGGFLAAPVPREHGGLGYGPQQRNTLPLWEMTTTLAKADLSLARCWEGHANALVLIDALAGPEQKRHWFTGVVEHGEKWAAWSGEPQAPKPGESGHFGTMLTPVRSGWTLRGSKAFATSATGAQWAILLVDPAGPGGARHSREAHGNLLLLACDLSDPTVTVDSSWWDPIGMRATVSHVVRFHDTFVPREHLIGRPGGYFEGHWQTAFIPHYAASFLGGALAANEYGLGYLMRQGKGGDPHVQQRVGSMAVNIDTARLWLRYVAGLWDEGRVEEARIAGSRAWHVIEHLAEETVHHVIRACGARSLIRPSPVERILRDLTFYELHDNDDDVLATIGQAVLGEQHDPSFHRP